TTTGGTCTGTTGAACAAAAATACTTACCAGATAAagtctaaaacaaaaaaaattaaacgcaatttttttcatgaatttatggACTCATGGAATTGTATGTTTGCAAATGAGTTTAACAAATTGCATtgtacctatatatatatatactgactATTATTATTCAATAGGCAATTTTCTCACCATCTGATAGAACAGGCAATTATTGGGAGAGGAGCTCAGTGGTTTGGGCGTAAAAGAACTAACTAATCTGGAGAATCAACTGGAAATGAGCTTAAAGGGTATCCGTATGAAAAAGGTCAGCAATCAATTAATTCTGATGATACTATCAACTAATTAATCTTTGGAACTAAACATTTTCTGACTTCATTTGTAGGAGCAAATATTAAAGGACGAAATTCAAGAGCTAACTCGAAAGGTACTGTAGCAGCATTCATCATGTGATACGATTAGTTAGATCAGAGAACTCGTGATCATATTTCTATTCAATGTATGCAGGGGAGCATTATACATCAAGAAAATATGGAACTCTACAAGAAGGTAAATCTCATTCGACAAGAAAATGCAGAATTGTATAAAAAGGTAGCTGTACTTGATTTTAAGTAAGAGAGTTACCTTGCATAATTACAAAGTTAAAAGCTAATACTGCAAAAAGATAACTTTACTCTATCAGGCTTATGGTACAAGAGATGCTAATGCAGTGAATGGAAACATCAACTATCCGTATCGCTTCACAGTGAGTAGGGAAGTTCAGGCCCCCATCCATCTGCAGCTAAGCCAGCCTGAGCCACAATATTTTGAGATGCAAGCAGGAACATCTGATTCAAGGTACGTAAGACGTCAATTATAGTTTTAAGTTTTGTGCATTAATACTGTAACACATTTTTTTGATACTATAAACCTCTGTTTAAGAGAGTTTGACATTATtaatagggataatgcacaagtacctctcAACCTGtgcccaaaatctcagagatatacttatattatactaaggttctattacctctgaacttattttattaataattttctatctctttttggcctacgtggcactatcttgtgggcccaacgctggttgacttttttttcaagctagtgccacgtaggccgaaaaggagtagaaaattacttataaaataagttcagggataataggaccttaatataatataagtgtgtctttgagatttcggacatagattgaagggatacttgtgcattatcccttattaatatataaacaaGCTGGATTTTATCTAGTCACAGAGATTCAGAACTTACTCAAAACAAATTCCCAGCAATTCTCTGAATGAATTGCGAAATTCATCGATCAAAAGCCAGTTTAGTTGGGCCTGACTTTCCAAGTGACTCGATCCAAAACTAGGGACCTTTGGTAACAAACTATTCATTTCCTACGAGACAATTGTTGATATTTTAACCTTTTTATAGGTAGATGTCAATGGTGGAAGTAAAGATCAATGACTTAACAACCTAAACTACAGGGCAGCAGAAGAGGATTGCAGtgtttttatgatatatatatatgtattagcGTGATGAAAATACAAAGGCATCTCATAAAATGATGTACTACATCTTATTCATAATGCTAGCGTACATTATCTCTGCTGCCATTGTAATTCAAACAGCTGATATTGCACATAACCAGAGCTGAGGCGAAAacagaatttttaatttttaatttatgggtttagaaattataattttctatacAAAATAAAGTCCTGTACTTGCATAATGAGAATAACAAAATTGCACGTGGCGGATTATATGATCACAACTAATGAAATCAGTTGACCTAAACAAGTGGTGTGACTCTGTACATGCTGAcatatatgataatttttaatttagatTTTATGTACTCTCATTTCtgtattaatttttagtttcttgaaaTAGTATGAATTAGTTtagacaataaataaataaatatgaagtaGTCAACATATCTTGAAAAACTATAGAGATTATATTAACGTGTAATTAATGTAGGTCATCGCTTgttgaaatttataaaaaaatgaataaaatatcatttgaaGCAATTGTCAAATAGataataaatgaatgaaaagtCCTCTAAACTTTAATATAGTTgagaatatttttcattttgtatcACGCGTTTCTTGCTTTTAGACTAGTCATTTTTCATTACATCGCcacattttataaatttcacaCTGGTTATGTTTAGCTAGTATGTCAATGTCTAATAAATTTTCTTagttctttaaaaattttatataattaaattatattattgaacACTGAACTGGCTTTGTGATTACAGCCAAATGGTTGAGATAATATGATTTTTCCAcactttgattaattttttttggatttgtatctgagaattaaaaaaaagacaagaagtGTTTCTCTCTTGAGATTAGCTACTATCCATTGAAATTGATGATCGAATATAAAACAGATACTGCAcaccaataaaaaataaaaaataattaactgaAGTATTTTTAATCCGTCAAAgaactcttttatttttacctttCTCTTAGTATTGAAGATTATGTTTCCAAATTAAGACAACTTTCTACACTTAATTAAGATATAAAGAATTTGATATCAATTAGTACGGAAATTAAGGACCTTCTTTCTCCAAAGTTTTGACCCCTTGTTGTTGAACTTTCTTCGAGTAAACTAATGCAATGAAAACTTTCAATctcaactaaatttttttttctcaactaaaaatcaataaaagagaggaaaacacttttttttattgagcTACTAAGATTCTTCAACGAATACACATTGAATTCAAAGTTCAGCGACTTTCACTCTCGAGCAAATAAAcccaaatgaagaaagaaatatCAAATTATGTACACTGATTGTTGAAGTCTTAATTATATTTGTCGCGGAGGATACTCATCCCTAAGTCCCCCTTCATCGAAATTTAATGAATAACTAACAACATCATATTGAAACTTAATCGACTTCTGCTTCCCATACATAATATTCTTCTTCCCTTCATTCACCAATTTCTTCAACATCTTTCTCCATAATTTCACCGGATTCCTGCTATCTCCACTTGTCAACGTGTTTATTTGCGAATACTCTTCATCCACCGGAATACAAGACGGTGACAGACAACCGTACAACCTCTGAGGCAGTACCGATCGCCTGTAATTAGAATCGGCCTCCATTGAAAATCGCAAAATTAACGTAGACGTAGAAATTGCGAAGAGATGTTTTTTCGAATTTAGATTTTGGTAAGTTTTTTTGGTGAGTTCAGTTTCTCctataattttgatttgattcaAGTGTGTAACGGGTATATTGGAATATAATAGTAGGTACAAATACTATATTTGtactactttaatttaatttaattttgtgtaggcctctttaattttcatatattgagCGCCCACaagatattatattttcttcgtATTATTAAGCTTATCGTAGTTGCTGTCATGACTCATGACTCGTGTAGGGTTGATTTAGTCATTATGTTTTAAGATCGCAATCTGTCAGAATAAGATAAGCAGTACATAACAACTTTGTGTTGGCCTCATTTGTGAGGTTATTTGATTCGCTATCGAAGTTTATTTTACGATAAgtttttcttaataatattaGATTGAAggtgtaaaatattttttaattaaattaaattgtgaaaaaattaataatccatgattttttctcctttctacTTGGATCAATCCGAGACTAACatccaaataaaaatattggatGATTTCAGGAGCGGCTCAAGCATATTAGTGGtctaaaacaaaaatcaaacggagccttaaatttgaattgataataacttttatataatttatttcttctagttttcggttgataatattatttttcatgagatataGTACTTTAAATATGTCGAATTTCTTCTAATAgttccttcatttttcatgaaaagattttttttttctacaaatagtatcaatatttgtttataaataataacttCTAAcctattataattaaaaatgagGCCCCTTAAATTTGAAGACCTAAGacacatgtcttttttttaacactGTCGAGTCACCCCTGTATGATTCCATTAAAATCAAtagttataattttcttttctggAATCTAGAATCTTAAAATCAGAACTTTAGTTTTATTTCTGCAGTTAACTAGTATAACTTTTGACATGACATAACCATTCCATCCTAACACTTATAATTTTAcgcacaaaataaattaaattagataaaaCCATTAAATATAAACTCAAATGGACAAACAAGTTGGATTTGAGCtagttattctttaattttatccatttttaaACTTTGAAGTAATTGGGTGTGgctatttaaattattttcatgcGTAACGGATTTTGAGCTTTTTTTGTCATCGTACATTATAGTGGGTTATTTAACAGGGCTAGGAGGGCGTTCATCAAACCCCTcgtcaattaattttttaaagtatagactttaaattttaaaaatataaaataagattttagctcaataatttaaaaaattccaaatttattttaaaattgaaccCGTCTTTAGATATAAATAAACCAAGCCTTAATTGTTTTACATTGAGAGGACACAATAAACTACCTCCAACTAATCAGCTATTTAACCTACTACCAtcacttattttataaatatttatttcctAATCCTGAAAAGATAAACATATATTCAATTCGTAATCCGCCTATGTTAATCATTAAGGTGGTTAGCATTAGGAAGCCGCTTAAGTGATACTATATAGATTCAATTTgtgattaaatattaattaaatgcTAATTTGTTGCGGACGAAAGggattatttataatttagatgattttttttttcttttggatttATTTAACAAATTACACTATCCACTATCCAGTTGTCTTTTTGTCCTCCCATTAATTAAGCGGGATATAAAAAAGATGCCGTATATTTTCTCTATATTATATGCTCTGCCGAATTTAGTTAGTCATGGGATTGGCCTTTGTACGATTACCATATGCGGACTCTAGGAAAAAGTCTTATAACTGAAATATAATAGGAACTTACTTTTCGTGCAAAATTTAGGTTTATAcatagggcaactttcacatagagcaaacaaaaaattcatatttgtatgctatagcaaagtttgcataattgcgctccatagtaaatataaaactgtataattcgctatacatatacaattgtataattcgctgacctaaattgtataattcgctggcctatttcgctgcaactgtataattcgctatcctatttcactgcgattgtataatgcacaattgtataattcgctgcctatttcgctgcaatatttttataaaatttgctttgcatacaattgaatcgaattaaaatgtatgtatattgcataattttaAGTGTATaccaagaagatatatgtttttctctcgctttatacaaaaacagaaacacaatatatacacttctgttgtataaagctagagaaaattgtatttcactgcaattgtataattcgcaattgtataatttgttggtCTTTTTCTctccaatatttgaagtaaaatgtttgtaaattgtataattaagtatataacacgaagatatatatttctgcatgtgtatatacaattttctctcgctttatacaaaatagaaacaaaatttatacacttctgtgtataaagcgagagaggcgagcgagaatgaagagtggcgagcgagattttggggagagagacgcctgacaaactttagctaacgtttgctatagagcacaattaaatcaaaccatagctactccatttattttaggttattagttttctatcatatacaattttcccttatatatatatatatatatatatatatatatatatatatatatNNNNNNNNNNNNNNNNNNNNNNNNNNNNNNNNNNNNNNNNNNNNNNNNNNNNNNNNNNNNNNNNNNNNNNNNNNNNNNNNNNNNNNNNNNNNNNNNNNNNNNNNNNNNNNNNNNNNNNNNNNNNNNNNNNNNNNNNNNNNNNNNNNNNNNNNNNNNNNNNNNNNNNNNNNNNNNNNNNNNNNNNNNNNNNNNNNNNNNNNNNNNNNNNNNNNNNNNNNNNNNNNNNNNNNNNNNNNNNNNNNNNNNNNNNNNNNNNNNNNNNNNNNNNNNNNNNNNNNNNNNNNNNNNNNNNNNNNNNNNNNNNNNNNNNNNNNNNNNNNNNNNNNNNNNNNNNNNNNNNNNNNNNNNNNNNNNNNNNNNNNNNNNNNNNNNNNNNNNNNNNNNNNNNNNNNNNNNNNNNNNNNNNNNNNNNNNNNNNNNNNNNNNNgaaaaaagatatatatatatatatatatatatatatgtatccaATTTGATTTACAAGTATCAAAGATATAATTTCTTTGTTACTCGcctatcttttatatatttgtattccaAATGTATAGGGAATATCAAATACGTGTATTCAATGTGATTCATATGTATCCGGAATACACTTATTCTCTCACTCGCCTTCCCCCtatctcgcttgcctctctcctctctcgctCTCTTCTCTAAGTATCAATATTTCAGAGTGCATTTGATAGCAAAAATACAAGTATTTTAGTTATCTGACTTGAAATCTGGTATGCATTTATTAATTAGTGAGACTATATGTAACTATTTCAAATTATAGGgagaattaataaatatgacAGAAATGTTTACATAACTAggttgttttttttcttaaaaaataaataaattacagaaatgacatatttttaagACAAAATTACAAGCTATCCCTTAAAAGCTTATAATTACAGAAATCCCTCAAACAGATACAATAGTATAAGCGCTGAATGcttatacattaaaaagaggatagaatatataaaaaagagGGTCGGATACACTAATGGAGGGTCAGATACGCGATCTACATTaatgacaaaaaaatcaaagcgcagatacattaaaaagagggtCGGATACATgcgttgatacattaaaaagagagTCAGATAcattaatgacatttttgacttaaagagaaatttaagaaatttcgataatttataaaacttatagAAAATAATGGTAATAAGTAAACTAAAAGGTGAGATTTGGTCCGGAAAGTTGCTAGTCCATACatggaaaagaaataaaaagtcaGGCCCAAGTTTGCAGTCTTAGACCAGTAAGCCCATGTAAGTTTATAACGGGGCGGGACAAGTAAGTACAAAAAAGCCCAAATAATTCCAGATGAAAAAGAGGGTCTTATCAGTCTCCCTTTCAAAACCTCCGTCGTCGTGCGACGATCGGACCCACGGATTGTCACCGGCGGGAGTACAGTGACCCAAGAAAAGATTAAATTTTCGATAATGAAGGTTTCCCCAAATTCCGTAACCCTAAATCTTGGAGAGCCGCTTTTTGTGGTCAAGAAACTTGTAAGTTGGATAGGGCTTCTATGGCTCCTATTGCAGAATACGATCACTAAGTAACAATATTTTCCACGGGAGATATGCCCCACAAACAATCGAATTACTGGTCCAATTTTACACTTTAGTGCACaaaaatgatattatttttaagaatataataGTATGCTAATAAAAGTTTGAATTGATTGTGTAATGAGTAACAATAATGTGCTAATTGTAGATGATTAAGATTTTAAACAATGTGGTTTGCAGTTAATGGAGTAACTTTTAACATGAGTAAAAGAAATGGATATGGAATATGAGTAAGGTGGCGCCATAACGACCATAAAATTTATCCAAATTTCTACCACCACCCAAACATCATCCTCCAATccagacaaaaaaaaaaattcactacaACTCTTTGAAATTGTGTGTTAGCTGGTGCAAAAGGCGGACAGCTGCAATGGCTATGGCAATAGCTCTTCGGAGGCTTTCTGCTACAATTGACAAGCCAGTTAAGAGTCTTTACAATGGAGGCTCTATCTATTACATGGTTTGTATTTATaacttgtttatttattatttatagtagTACTATGTATTACTTTTccttttaagttatatttacTTTGCGTTGTTTGTTGCAGTCATCACTGCCTAATGAAGCTGTATACGACAAGGAAAAATCCGGAGTAGCTGTAAGTTCATGATGAATTGGAATAGATGTGTTATTTGAACTTTTGCTTGTGTTCTTTTCATTTCTGAGTTGAAATCCTGAATACTTTCAGTGGCCAAAGCAACTGAATGCTCCACTAGAGGTTGTTGATCCTGAGATTGCTGACATTATTGAGCATGAGAAAGCACGCCAATGGAAGGTTCTATcgccttctcttttctttttctttccatcTCTCACTCACTGAAGCTTACCGCAAAGGAATTAAGGCTCAGACTGTAGCAAATTAGAACATTTAACTAGTAATACTTGGGAACCTGTGCCAAACATTGATGTTTCAGTTTCAATAAACAATTCTATATGAAACCCCTTGCATGCTTTCTCGGCGCACGAGGCTTATCTAGTGTGTTTTACTTTCTGCTGTGATTTACGGGCTATTACACTGGAGCATGGTTTACCCTATGTGCACCCAAAGTGTAGTGGTTGCGGgttcccttgtcataaaaaaaataaacaagcctatatgaaatttcttttagatatatttAGTATCGGTGATGTCCATGTGAGTTTGCCCACACCTCAATTATTCCACCAAATATTGGCTACCTAGCGTCGGTACAGCTAACAGAGGATATTCTGCCCCCAAAGGCTTAGATAGATGGGGAAAATTACCTTGTGTTGTTTGTGTCGGCTGGGATTTGGCTCCGGGTATGCCATTGTTTTGACTCCCTTTATTGTCCTCCAGACTACACCTTTGAGTATAACTGCCTTTCAGATTACTTCATGGGGAGTTCCAACTTCCAACTGCtgaaattaatttaacttaTCAATCTCCTGTTAAGAGCATTGAATGCTTAACTAAAAATTCTTTATCAGTAGTGAAAAGGCTAGCTAAGAATTATATAGTATGTCTCATTTCTTTTACTCTTCTTATCACGTATAGCATCCATTCTGCTAGTtgtctttcttttgtttaagaTGCGAAGAAGCAGTTAGCTATGGAAGTTAAATGTCTTACCAAAGTTCAAAATGCTTTCTTTAGGGGCTCGAACTCATTCCATCAGAAAATTTCACTTCCGTTTCGGTGATGCAAGCAGTTGGATCAGTCATGACTAACAAGTACAGTGAAGGATATCCTGGTGCCAGATACTATGGAGGAAATGAGTACGCAGAATATTTGCTATTTTTTAACTCCTAAGACTTTTGTCATTAACCTGTATTTTCATGTCATATATCAACTTCagattttattttaacattATGAAGAATGGGTGGCTGTCCAGGTACATAGACATGGCAGAAACCTTATGCCAGAAACGTGCTTTGGAAGCATTCAGGTTGGATCCTGCAAAATGGGGAGGTAATAAATTTTGTTCTATTATGTTTCATCGTCTAAATAGTGCTAGAAACTAAAAGTACTCATCTCAATTAACCTTTTTTTATTGCAGTGAATGTGCAGCCTCTATCAGGATCACCCGCTAATTTTCATGTTTACACTGCATTATTAAAACCTCATGAGAGAATCATGGCTCTTGATCTTCCTCATGGTGGACATCTTTCTCATGGATATCAGGTGCttctatattttgttgtttctcgTCGTATATGACTGGTTTCTGTTGTTGCAAACTAATACCATTGCTTAAAAAAGTGTGGGCACTTAAGAAGCTTGCACTAGTATTTGTGGTGTAAATACTGTACTCCTTCTAGGGTCCTTTGTAATAGGCAATTAATGTTTTCTGGGCTTCTATGAGGTGCATTTACTACTTATGTTCCTCTACCTTACCATTCTCGTGGATGAGGAATTTCACTCGGACTAAGGCCAACATCCCATAAATTTTATCTATATGTGAGTAAAGGAAAGTTTAAACTGAAATGCTGTTAAATATGGCTGTATGCAATTTCTGTCAGGTTGTTTTATATATTGCATTGATCTTTGTTAGTTAAAATGTTCTGTATGCTCTTCCGCTTTAGAAGAGCAAACTTTTCTGCTTTAAAATCACGCATGATCTTAAATCTGGAAGTTATTGCTggtaaaatttgagaaaaatgaagttaaaacacATGTGAGTTGATGCATATATGAGTCCATGTCCCAATTATGTTCATACATTCCATACAGATCTGGAGTTAGAGTCAGCTTATTTTTGGAAAACCTTGATTTCTTCTTTCTAGTGTAAttattgtttgatttaattttagttaCATTAATACAGCACGTCTTATGTTTATTAATCACAGACTGATACAAAGAAGATATCTGCAGTCTCTATATTCTTTGAGACAATGCCATACAGACTCGATGAGAGCACTGGCTATATTGACTATGACCAGGTAGTTTTCTGCTTTCTTATAGTTCTATTCATTTGATCTCTACCCTTCACCCTCTCCTTTTGAATGGTGTACCCCTATAATCATATTCAGCATTGTAaatcaaatttctttttaagaGTTCGTTTTCATTCGTCAAAAGTTATGTAGAGTCACAAAGTATAATATAGCATGATGAAAACTAGAAGTAATTTAATGCGATATCAGAAAGTCCATCTTGATTCAGCATAATATGATGTCCAGATAACTTGTCATTAGTATGAGACAATAAGTTGGAGCTAGCATTGCCTCCATTATTTTATGTTTCAgattattttgatgtttcttTTACTTCTTGCAACTGATTTTTCATCTGGTTATGTTAGCTAGTGTAATAGAAACTTGTCAGTCATAAATGTTTATTCAGATAATCAGTACTATTGAAGGCTAATCCACTTCACTGTGTGCTTGTAATGTTAGAT
This window of the Solanum pennellii chromosome 2, SPENNV200 genome carries:
- the LOC107010603 gene encoding MADS-box transcription factor 23 — its product is MGRGKIVIRRIDNSTSRQVTFSKRRNGLLKKAKELAILCDAEVGLIIFSSTGKLYEFSNTSMKSVIERYNKTKDDCQQLHNPVSELKLWQREAEILRQQLQDLQDNHRQLLGEELSGLGVKELTNLENQLEMSLKGIRMKKEQILKDEIQELTRKGSIIHQENMELYKKVNLIRQENAELYKKAYGTRDANAVNGNINYPYRFTVSREVQAPIHLQLSQPEPQYFEMQAGTSDSR